In a single window of the Gossypium hirsutum isolate 1008001.06 chromosome D02, Gossypium_hirsutum_v2.1, whole genome shotgun sequence genome:
- the LOC107909528 gene encoding GSH-induced LITAF domain protein, with protein MSKTEQPVLGVPYYAGPRMDGYQQGRIPANAIYGDPKGIPIQQTMYRDTPAPFNCPYCGNSGLTLVRSKPSLAAVVGCMMPFMLGICFLCPSMDCLWHKYHYCPTCNEKIADFEKSDPCLVVDLPQWMQKSFALPA; from the exons ATGTCGAAGACGGAGCAGCCGGTGCTGGGAGTCCCATACTATGCAGGGCCGCGGATGGATGGATACCAACAGGGGAGGATACCAGCCAACGCCATATACGGCGATCCAAAGGGAATTCCGATTCAGCAAACCATGTATCGTGATACTCCCGCTCCTTTCAATTGCCCTTACTGTGGTAATTCCGGTCTCACCCTCGTCAG ATCTAAGCCTAGTTTGGCAGCAGTGGTTGGATGCATGATGCCCTTTATGCTTGGAATCTGCTTCCTTTGCCCTTCCATGGACTGTCTTTGGCATAAATATCATTATTGCCCAACCTGCAACGAGAAG ATTGCTGATTTTGAGAAATCAGATCCTTGTCTGGTGGTGGATTTGCCCCAATGGATGCAGAAGAGTTTTGCTTTGCCTGCATGA
- the LOC107909525 gene encoding protein TIFY 9, giving the protein MSRASVELDFFGMEEQICCKSRFQKSLDRRLSFRGLQGALSKVNPELIKSVIASGLKNPQGQDNVYQMDSNKSFSVPSSPKETQSLFPALPLLTPAARATSENGPETAPLTIFYNGTVSVFNVPRDKAESILKLAVEVEGNSKNVEPIDSKVASPPSDRQQLLETLNGDLPIARRKSLQRFLEKRKERMTCASPYAC; this is encoded by the exons ATGTCGAGAGCTAGCGTCGAGCTTGATTTCTTTGGAATGGAGGAACAGATCTGCTGCAAATCTCGGTTTCAGAAATCCCTCGATCGCCGTCTAAGCTTTCGAG GTCTTCAAGGCGCCCTTTCGAAGGTGAATCCTGAGCTTATCAAATCCGTGATTGCCTCTGGTTTGAAGAACCCGCAGGGTCAGGATAATGTGTATCAGATGGACTCCAACAAGTCTTTTTCGGTCCCTTCCAGTCCTAAAGAAACTCAGAGTCTGTTTCCAGCTTTACCTCTTCTTACCCCTGCTGCCAG GGCTACATCCGAGAATGGTCCTGAAACAGCTCCCTTAACCATTTTCTACAACGGAACGGTTTCCGTTTTTAATGTACCTCGAGATAAG GCGGAGAGCATCTTAAAACTCGCGGTTGAAGTTGAAGGAAACTCAAAAAATGTTGAACCAATAGACTCAAAAGTGGCAAGTCCTCCTAGCGATCGACAACAGCTTCTTGAAACTCTCAATGGAG ATTTGCCAATCGCCCGGAGGAAGTCTTTGCAGAGATTTCTGGAAAAGCGCAAAGAGag GATGACTTGTGCATCTCCATATGCTTGCTAG
- the LOC107909526 gene encoding cysteine-rich and transmembrane domain-containing protein WIH2, whose amino-acid sequence MSYNHQHVSHQPLAPSGPYPPPGPDFPPPPTSVGYNRTHRSPSPPQPGYQGYCYEGYPSSSPGLLPPRLPPRNEYTHNGCTSFLTGCLATLCCCCLLEDCVF is encoded by the exons ATGAGTTATAACCATCAGCATGTTTCCCATCAGCCCCTAGCCCCCTCAG GGCCCTATCCTCCACCAGGGCCAGACTTCCCTCCTCCGCCAACTTCAGTTGGTTATAACCGTACTCATCGTTCGCCCTCACCACCACAACCAGGCTATCAAGGTTACTGTTATGAGGGCTACCCTTCATCATCACCTGGGCTGCTTCCTCCACGCCTGCCTCCTAGGAATGAATACACTCACAATGGTTGCACTTCCTTCCTGACGGGGTG TTTGGCTACTCTTTGTTGCTGCTGCTTATTGGAGGACTGCGTCTTTTAA
- the LOC107909527 gene encoding GEM-like protein 5: MTSTPTQENTQVEGSHEPTVEAPPSEEDIKKWGTHVMGSPAAPSAHPDNQKAALWNASDHQQIYELPYVVYSPAERPSHNPFEPVINMFNTWSRKTESIARNIWHNLKTGPSVSEAAWGKLNLTAKAITEGGFESLFKQIFATDTDERLKKTFACYLSTTTGPVAGTLYLSTARVAFCSDRPLSFTAPSGQETWSYYKVMIPLANVGSVNPVVMKENPVESYIQVVTVDGHDFWFMGFVNFEKASFHLLNSVQDSKPLP; this comes from the exons ATGACATCTACACCTACTCAAGAAAACACTCAAGTAGAAGGATCCCACGAACCCACAGTAGAAGCACCCCCATCGGAAGAAGATATTAAGAAATGGGGCACGCACGTCATGGGATCCCCAGCAGCTCCTAGTGCCCATCCAGACAACCAGAAGGCGGCTTTATGGAATGCTAGTGATCACCAACAAATCTATGAGCTGCCCTATGTCGTTTATTCCCCTGCAGAAAGACCAAGCCATAATCCTTTTGAACCTGTGATTAACATGTTCAATACCTGGAGTAGGAAGACCGAGTCTATAGCACGCAACATCTGGCACAACC TTAAAACTGGACCGTCTGTATCGGAAGCAGCATGGGGTAAATTAAACCTGACAGCCAAAGCTATAACAGAGGGAGGATTTGAGTCTCTGTTCAAGCAGATTTTTGCAACTGATACGGATGAAAGGTTAAAGAAGACATTCGCCTGTTATCTCTCCACAACAACAGGCCCTGTTGCGGGTACGCTCTATTTATCAACGGCTCGGGTAGCCTTCTGCAGTGATCGGCCCTTATCTTTCACTGCTCCTTCTGGTCAGGAGACTTGGAGCTACTACAAG GTGATGATACCTTTGGCGAATGTGGGCAGTGTTAATCCGGTGGTGATGAAAGAGAATCCGGTGGAGAGCTATATTCAGGTAGTTACGGTGGATGGGCATGACTTCTGGTTCATGGGATTTGTTAATTTTGAGAAAGCATCGTTTCATCTTTTGAACAGTGTGCAAGATAGCAAGCCGCTACCCTGA